In Flavobacterium cerinum, one genomic interval encodes:
- a CDS encoding NADH-quinone oxidoreductase subunit N: MSTIIAIAVLGVVCLLAEIFNLRKAIIPIAVVGLLVALGMTVTEFNVTESYYNNMIVTNRFTVAFSSLFILLTLFLVTLSHNFYKNRPSKLSDFIAIKIFLLLGAISMVSFGNLAMFFLGLEILSISLYILAGSKPLSLKSNEAGMKYFLMGSFASGVILFGIALIYGAVASFDMNMIYEASNSAATGDWFYIGVCMITVGMLFKIAAVPFHFWAPDVYEGAPALTTATMSTLAKVVAMATFFKLNLAMNGNMNFAYETVIVIISILSMTVGNIMALRQNNIKRMLAFSGISHAGFMLMALLNLSNATGSLFYYATAYTLAGIAAFAVILYVCNNKEDESITFFNGLGKNNPLMAAILSASLLSMAGIPIFSGFFAKFFILNQTLQAGYLILLIAGVINSIISVYYYFKVISAMYTKEPNEEKRPVPFEYYIVAVLAIGLNIAIGLFPSFLMDLL; this comes from the coding sequence ATGAGTACAATAATAGCAATTGCAGTATTAGGTGTCGTTTGCCTTTTAGCTGAAATTTTTAACTTACGAAAAGCCATTATTCCAATAGCCGTTGTCGGTTTGTTGGTAGCATTAGGCATGACCGTGACTGAATTTAACGTAACCGAAAGTTACTATAACAATATGATTGTGACCAATCGTTTTACAGTAGCTTTTTCCAGTTTATTTATACTGTTAACCCTTTTCCTGGTTACTTTAAGTCATAATTTTTACAAGAACCGTCCGTCAAAACTTTCTGATTTTATCGCCATCAAAATATTCCTTTTATTAGGAGCGATTTCAATGGTATCCTTCGGAAACCTGGCGATGTTTTTCTTAGGATTGGAAATCTTATCTATTTCATTGTATATCCTTGCCGGAAGTAAACCGTTAAGTCTGAAAAGTAATGAAGCAGGTATGAAATATTTCCTTATGGGATCTTTTGCGTCGGGTGTAATTCTTTTCGGTATTGCTTTAATCTACGGAGCTGTAGCTTCTTTCGATATGAACATGATCTACGAAGCTTCGAATTCAGCTGCTACCGGTGACTGGTTTTATATCGGTGTTTGTATGATCACTGTGGGAATGTTATTTAAAATTGCAGCCGTTCCGTTCCATTTCTGGGCGCCGGATGTATATGAAGGTGCTCCTGCTCTAACAACGGCAACGATGAGTACACTAGCAAAAGTCGTTGCTATGGCAACTTTCTTTAAGCTAAATCTTGCAATGAACGGTAATATGAATTTTGCCTACGAAACGGTTATTGTAATCATTTCGATCCTTTCTATGACTGTTGGTAATATTATGGCATTACGCCAAAACAATATTAAAAGAATGTTGGCCTTTTCGGGTATTTCACATGCCGGATTTATGTTAATGGCTCTTTTAAACTTATCCAATGCAACCGGAAGTTTGTTTTATTACGCTACCGCTTATACATTAGCCGGTATTGCTGCTTTTGCTGTGATTCTTTACGTATGTAATAATAAAGAAGACGAAAGCATTACATTCTTTAACGGACTAGGGAAAAATAATCCGTTAATGGCTGCGATTTTATCAGCTTCATTATTGTCGATGGCCGGTATTCCGATTTTCTCCGGTTTCTTTGCCAAGTTCTTTATTTTGAACCAGACATTACAAGCGGGTTATCTTATCCTGTTAATTGCCGGTGTGATCAACTCCATCATCAGTGTGTATTACTATTTTAAAGTAATCAGTGCGATGTACACCAAAGAACCAAATGAAGAAAAAAGACCGGTTCCGTTCGAATATTATATCGTAGCGGTATTAGCTATCGGACTAAACATTGCGATTGGTCTGTTCCCTTCTTTCCTAATGGATTTACTATAA
- a CDS encoding DUF6934 family protein, producing the protein MNYTKYDANKSTDSKLFRFTSSGTIGDVSKMVHYTVTDKTDLYNLAFGDLKYDKENEQYFIDDEIVTGNGDIREVLATVAHTAYDFTQTYPNATIFFRGSDKRRTNLYKRAIHLNLNELSKTFNIFGARMNKNGDILDHPFDYKEDFDGFLIKRK; encoded by the coding sequence ATGAACTATACCAAATATGATGCAAATAAAAGTACTGATTCAAAATTATTTCGTTTTACAAGTAGCGGAACAATAGGTGATGTTTCAAAAATGGTTCATTATACCGTTACTGATAAAACAGATTTATATAATTTAGCATTTGGAGATCTTAAATATGACAAAGAAAATGAGCAATATTTCATTGATGATGAAATTGTAACAGGAAATGGAGATATTCGGGAAGTATTAGCTACAGTAGCTCATACAGCCTATGATTTTACACAGACATATCCTAATGCCACCATTTTTTTTAGAGGTAGTGACAAAAGAAGGACAAATCTATACAAAAGAGCTATTCATTTAAATTTGAATGAATTATCAAAAACTTTTAATATCTTTGGAGCAAGAATGAATAAAAATGGGGACATACTCGACCACCCATTTGACTACAAAGAAGATTTTGATGGATTTCTAATTAAAAGGAAGTAA
- a CDS encoding Y-family DNA polymerase translates to MYALVDCNNFYASCERVFQPQYVGQPVVILSNNDGCIISRSEEAKALGIPMGAPEFQVRDQLKQLGIKVFSSNYALYGDLSGRVMNILRQFTPHVEEYSIDEAFLSFDGMMIPDYHDYGIQIRKRIQKWLSIPICVSMAPTKALSKVANKIAKKFQERTGGVYVIDSDEKRIKALKWTKIEDVWGIGYRLIKKVKARNIFTAYDFTLPEHEGWIRKEMGVIGLRLRSELLGNPVLELETQHDSKKSIAITRSFEKKLSDYREIRERIATFASVCAEKLRKQKSCCYSVVVLLVKDKHRSNTKRHYYSQMETLPFASNSNITISNLAIEILEKLYEPNEVYLKAGVIVTQLLPQDQKQLHLFDEENPKHQKLMEVMDLYHQKTGDRKIRLGNQDLQRTWKMKQNHLSPNYTTDIKDILEIQCH, encoded by the coding sequence ATGTATGCATTGGTCGATTGTAATAACTTTTATGCTTCCTGCGAACGGGTATTTCAACCCCAATACGTGGGTCAACCTGTTGTGATTTTATCGAACAACGACGGCTGTATTATTTCGCGCAGCGAAGAAGCGAAAGCCCTCGGAATTCCAATGGGTGCTCCGGAATTTCAGGTGCGTGATCAGTTAAAACAACTCGGAATTAAAGTCTTTTCGTCCAATTATGCTCTTTATGGTGACTTGAGCGGACGCGTGATGAACATTCTCCGCCAATTTACACCTCACGTCGAAGAATACAGTATCGATGAAGCCTTCCTGAGTTTTGACGGCATGATGATACCTGACTATCACGATTATGGTATCCAAATAAGAAAAAGGATCCAAAAATGGCTAAGTATCCCAATATGTGTGAGTATGGCGCCAACAAAAGCATTGTCAAAAGTAGCCAACAAAATCGCTAAAAAATTTCAGGAACGTACCGGCGGTGTTTATGTTATTGATAGTGATGAAAAACGAATTAAAGCCTTAAAGTGGACTAAAATTGAAGATGTTTGGGGTATTGGCTATCGGTTGATCAAAAAAGTAAAAGCCCGTAATATTTTTACCGCTTACGATTTTACCTTACCGGAACACGAAGGTTGGATCCGAAAGGAAATGGGCGTTATCGGTTTGCGTTTACGCAGTGAATTACTCGGCAATCCGGTATTGGAACTCGAAACGCAACACGATTCGAAAAAGAGTATCGCTATTACCCGTAGTTTTGAAAAAAAATTATCTGACTATCGGGAAATCCGGGAACGAATTGCAACTTTTGCTTCTGTTTGCGCTGAAAAACTCCGCAAACAAAAATCCTGTTGCTATAGTGTGGTCGTACTATTGGTAAAAGACAAACACCGGTCAAACACCAAACGTCATTATTACAGTCAGATGGAGACTTTACCTTTTGCCAGCAATTCGAATATCACAATCAGTAATCTGGCGATCGAAATCCTTGAAAAACTGTACGAACCAAATGAAGTCTATCTGAAAGCCGGTGTTATTGTAACGCAGTTACTCCCTCAGGATCAGAAACAATTGCATTTATTTGATGAAGAAAACCCGAAACATCAAAAACTGATGGAAGTAATGGACCTGTATCACCAAAAAACCGGTGATCGTAAAATCCGATTGGGTAATCAGGATTTACAGCGAACCTGGAAGATGAAACAAAATCATCTTTCTCCGAATTATACAACAGACATTAAGGACATACTGGAAATACAATGCCACTAG
- a CDS encoding LexA family protein: MPLDKNPLHFFIPESEASMELPFIADGIKAGFPSPAADFDGTKISLDKVVVKNQEATFYARAKGNSMSGAGIDDGDILVIDRSLEPKNNKIAVCYIDGEFTVKRIKIEKDCIYLIPENTDYTPIKVTEDNELIIWGIVTYVLKSV, from the coding sequence ATGCCACTAGACAAAAATCCCCTGCATTTTTTTATTCCCGAAAGTGAAGCTTCGATGGAGTTACCCTTTATTGCCGATGGTATTAAAGCCGGGTTCCCGTCGCCTGCCGCCGATTTTGACGGAACTAAAATCAGCCTGGATAAAGTTGTCGTTAAAAATCAGGAAGCCACTTTTTATGCCCGGGCTAAAGGCAATTCGATGAGCGGTGCCGGTATTGATGATGGTGATATTCTGGTGATCGATCGTAGTCTGGAACCTAAAAACAATAAAATTGCCGTTTGTTATATCGATGGGGAATTTACCGTAAAACGGATTAAAATTGAAAAAGATTGCATTTACCTCATCCCTGAAAATACCGATTATACTCCGATAAAAGTAACGGAAGATAATGAATTGATCATCTGGGGAATTGTAACGTATGTATTGAAAAGTGTTTAG
- a CDS encoding LLM class flavin-dependent oxidoreductase, with amino-acid sequence MISPDNPLHGVQYSILDLAVVSQGDTYSDTFRKCRELAQKAEALGYSRFWLSEHHNMQHVASSATSVLIGNIAEHTQTIRVGSGGIMLPNHSPLAVAEQFGTLSTLYPDRIDLGLGRAPGTDGATAMALRKNNYDLNYDFEAHIQELQQYLSAENSAAKVRAFPGEGIDIPIWILGSSMESAVLAGKLGLPYAFAAHFAPAQFYRAIELYRHYFVPSDYLSEPYILACVNVIAADNDDEANYLSTSLYQAFTGIITNTRRPLMPPVDDMDEVWTADVMEAVMQMTAFTFVGNKETLQKHFSEFIQATKVNEIMAISQIFDQQAKLRSFEILAEAFRN; translated from the coding sequence ATGATTTCACCCGATAATCCGTTACACGGAGTTCAATATTCTATACTTGATTTAGCAGTAGTTTCCCAGGGAGACACTTATTCAGATACTTTTCGAAAATGCCGGGAATTGGCACAAAAAGCGGAAGCGCTGGGTTACTCCCGCTTTTGGCTCTCCGAACATCATAATATGCAACATGTAGCCAGTTCGGCTACTTCTGTACTGATTGGTAATATTGCCGAACATACTCAAACCATACGAGTAGGTTCCGGTGGGATTATGTTACCGAATCATTCTCCGCTTGCTGTAGCAGAACAATTCGGGACCTTAAGTACTTTATATCCGGATCGTATTGATCTGGGATTGGGACGTGCACCCGGAACAGATGGAGCAACGGCGATGGCTTTACGGAAAAACAATTATGATCTGAATTATGATTTTGAAGCGCATATTCAGGAATTGCAACAGTATTTAAGTGCTGAAAACAGCGCGGCAAAAGTAAGAGCCTTTCCGGGCGAAGGAATTGATATCCCGATTTGGATTTTAGGATCGAGTATGGAAAGTGCCGTTTTAGCTGGAAAATTAGGATTGCCTTACGCTTTTGCAGCCCATTTTGCCCCGGCTCAGTTTTACCGGGCTATCGAATTATACCGTCATTATTTTGTTCCTTCCGATTATTTATCAGAACCATATATACTGGCATGTGTAAATGTCATTGCTGCGGATAATGATGATGAAGCTAATTATCTTTCAACATCGCTTTACCAGGCTTTTACCGGGATTATAACCAATACCCGTCGTCCGTTAATGCCACCGGTTGATGATATGGATGAGGTGTGGACTGCTGATGTAATGGAAGCAGTAATGCAGATGACAGCTTTTACTTTTGTCGGAAACAAAGAAACATTACAAAAACACTTTAGCGAGTTTATACAGGCTACTAAAGTAAATGAGATTATGGCCATTTCACAAATCTTCGACCAACAGGCAAAGTTGCGTTCTTTTGAGATATTGGCCGAAGCTTTTAGAAACTAA
- the recJ gene encoding single-stranded-DNA-specific exonuclease RecJ, which translates to MRWTIKLKPNPQKIKQLASELNVSPLIAGLLIQRGIDTFDQAKAFFRPSLDDLHDPYLMKDMDKAVERIEKAIANEENILVYGDYDVDGTTAVALMSSYLSSYYPNVATYIPDRYAEGYGVSFQGIDFAEDNGFTLIIALDCGIKSIDKVAYARQKNIDFVICDHHRPGDELPDAVAVLDPKRSDCFYPYDELCGCGVGFKLIQALAANRGLAIEDLTPYLDLVATAIAADIVPITGENRVLAKFGLEVINADPRPGIKALIKNVKKKELTITDVVFIIAPRINAAGRIKHGNHAVALLTEFDLLQASEFASQIEMFNADRKDLDKQITKEALKQIEGSGEQERYTTVVYQEDWHKGVIGIVASRLTEVYYRPTLVFTKSGDKLAASARSVKDFDVYNALEACSDYLEQFGGHMYAAGLTLKESDYENFKKQFEKVVSETITPDLMVPEISIDAVIDFDAIDDKLVRILNQMEPFGPGNMTPVFLAQKLTDTGYGKKIGQDEEHLRLFVKQHSNDKGFAAIGFGLANKISMTQNRKHFDAVFSIDENEWNGTVSKQLRLRDIKES; encoded by the coding sequence ATGCGCTGGACAATCAAACTGAAACCAAATCCCCAAAAAATAAAACAACTGGCAAGTGAACTTAATGTTAGTCCTTTAATTGCCGGCTTATTGATACAACGTGGGATTGATACGTTTGATCAGGCTAAAGCTTTCTTTCGTCCGTCGCTGGATGATTTACACGATCCGTATCTGATGAAAGACATGGATAAAGCGGTAGAACGAATAGAAAAAGCAATAGCAAACGAAGAAAATATTTTGGTTTACGGCGATTATGATGTCGACGGAACGACTGCTGTTGCTTTGATGAGTTCGTATCTGAGCAGTTATTATCCGAATGTAGCAACGTATATTCCCGATCGTTATGCGGAAGGATATGGGGTTTCATTTCAGGGAATTGATTTTGCTGAGGATAACGGATTTACGTTAATCATTGCATTAGACTGTGGAATTAAATCGATTGATAAAGTAGCTTACGCTCGTCAGAAAAACATCGATTTTGTGATTTGTGATCACCATCGTCCGGGAGATGAATTGCCGGATGCTGTTGCCGTACTCGATCCGAAACGATCGGACTGTTTTTATCCGTATGACGAATTATGCGGTTGCGGAGTCGGTTTTAAACTGATACAGGCGTTAGCAGCAAACAGAGGTTTGGCTATTGAAGATTTAACGCCGTATCTGGATCTTGTGGCTACCGCTATTGCGGCGGATATTGTCCCGATTACAGGCGAAAACCGGGTATTAGCGAAGTTTGGATTAGAGGTGATTAATGCCGATCCGCGTCCCGGTATTAAAGCATTGATTAAAAATGTCAAAAAGAAGGAATTGACGATTACTGATGTCGTTTTTATCATCGCACCCCGAATTAATGCGGCCGGCCGAATTAAACACGGAAATCATGCTGTAGCATTGCTAACGGAATTTGATCTGCTGCAAGCAAGTGAATTTGCAAGTCAGATTGAGATGTTTAATGCTGATCGGAAAGATCTGGACAAACAAATTACCAAAGAAGCCTTAAAACAGATTGAAGGAAGCGGCGAACAGGAACGTTATACAACTGTTGTATATCAGGAAGACTGGCATAAAGGGGTTATCGGAATCGTTGCATCCCGTTTAACGGAAGTTTACTATCGTCCCACACTGGTTTTTACTAAAAGTGGGGATAAGTTGGCAGCATCGGCACGATCGGTTAAAGATTTTGATGTGTATAATGCTTTGGAAGCCTGTTCAGACTATTTGGAACAATTCGGAGGTCATATGTATGCTGCCGGATTAACGTTAAAAGAAAGTGACTACGAAAATTTTAAAAAACAATTTGAAAAAGTCGTATCCGAGACCATTACTCCTGATTTGATGGTACCCGAAATTAGTATCGATGCCGTAATTGATTTTGATGCTATAGATGATAAATTAGTCCGTATTCTTAATCAAATGGAACCTTTCGGACCGGGAAATATGACGCCGGTTTTCCTTGCGCAAAAGCTAACGGATACCGGATACGGTAAAAAAATCGGACAGGATGAAGAACACCTGCGTTTATTTGTAAAGCAACATTCGAATGATAAAGGATTTGCGGCAATTGGTTTCGGACTGGCGAATAAAATCAGTATGACCCAAAACCGAAAACATTTTGACGCTGTTTTCTCGATCGATGAAAACGAATGGAACGGAACGGTGAGTAAGCAACTACGATTACGTGATATTAAAGAATCTTAA
- a CDS encoding OsmC family protein, with product MTHQVRTKWLGKMQFESTNPSGDVMTIDAGPENGGEGKGLRPKALMLSALAGCTGLDVASLIEKMKLEVTDFTIETEGELTEEHPKTYHTVRVDYHFYGSDLEPKKLEKAVNLSVEKYCGVMEMFRQFAKVEIKIHYHTV from the coding sequence ATGACACATCAGGTACGTACCAAATGGTTAGGGAAAATGCAATTTGAATCCACCAATCCCAGTGGTGATGTAATGACGATTGATGCCGGTCCGGAAAACGGAGGTGAAGGCAAAGGGTTGCGTCCGAAAGCGTTGATGTTATCAGCATTAGCCGGATGTACAGGATTGGATGTCGCCTCGCTTATCGAAAAAATGAAGCTGGAAGTGACCGATTTTACAATCGAAACGGAAGGTGAACTTACAGAAGAACATCCGAAAACCTATCATACCGTTCGGGTCGATTATCATTTTTACGGTTCCGATCTTGAACCGAAAAAACTCGAAAAAGCAGTCAATCTTTCGGTAGAAAAATATTGTGGCGTGATGGAAATGTTCCGTCAATTTGCCAAAGTCGAGATCAAAATACACTATCATACAGTATAA